One part of the Acidobacteriota bacterium genome encodes these proteins:
- the lsrF gene encoding 3-hydroxy-5-phosphonooxypentane-2,4-dione thiolase: protein MDWGLKNRLSRIIRPDTGRTVMLAVDHGYFLGALSKLEKPRKTIEPLLPYADALMVTRGILRTSVERTTPTPIVLRVSGGTSIIGKDLSHEGITTSMKEAIRLNATAVALSIFVGTDHEHETLINLSRLVSFGEEYGIPVLAVTAVGKELEKRDARYLSLCCRIAAELGAHFVKTYYCNGFEEVVQGCPVPLVIAGGPKLKTEHDAMKIASEAVKKGAVGVDMGRNIWQSRYPVAMIKTIRAIVHENTSLEEAQKLFNSLKDSTK from the coding sequence ATGGATTGGGGATTGAAGAATCGGTTATCCAGGATCATCAGGCCTGATACGGGTAGAACGGTCATGCTGGCCGTGGATCACGGGTACTTTCTGGGTGCTTTAAGTAAACTGGAGAAACCGCGCAAGACAATCGAGCCGCTGCTTCCCTATGCCGATGCTCTCATGGTAACGAGAGGAATCCTGCGTACATCTGTGGAAAGGACCACCCCAACACCGATTGTCCTCAGAGTCTCAGGAGGAACGAGCATCATAGGCAAGGATCTCTCCCACGAGGGGATCACGACCTCTATGAAAGAGGCGATCCGCCTGAATGCAACTGCAGTGGCCCTTTCCATCTTTGTGGGAACGGATCATGAACACGAGACCCTGATCAACCTCTCTCGTCTTGTAAGCTTTGGGGAGGAATACGGGATTCCGGTTCTTGCCGTGACTGCTGTCGGAAAAGAATTGGAAAAGAGGGATGCTCGCTACCTTTCTCTCTGCTGCCGGATTGCAGCCGAGCTCGGAGCACATTTCGTGAAGACCTATTACTGCAATGGATTTGAAGAAGTTGTGCAGGGATGTCCTGTGCCGCTCGTCATAGCCGGCGGACCCAAACTGAAGACAGAACACGATGCCATGAAAATAGCCAGCGAAGCAGTAAAGAAAGGAGCTGTTGGAGTTGATATGGGCAGGAACATCTGGCAGTCCAGGTACCCTGTGGCCATGATCAAAACCATCAGGGCTATCGTCCATGAGAATACGTCCCTCGAAGAGGCTCAAAAGCTTTTCAACAGCCTCAAAGATTCTACAAAATAA
- a CDS encoding zinc-dependent dehydrogenase: MRVAMYYNNRDVRIEEIEVPRVGPGELLVRVIASGICGSDVMEWYRIRKAPLVLGHEIAGEIVSVSENVKRFKKGNRVFVSHHVPCNTCHYCLNGHHSVCDTLRTTNFDPGGFAEYIRVPEINVDRGVFLIPDEVSYEESTFIEPLACCVRGQRRANLKPGQSVLIIGSGISGLLHLKLARALGAGRIYATDISGYRLEYARQFGADGVIPAEEDVPIRLKEMNGGRLADLVILCTAAMSAIAQAWKSADRGGTILLFAPTRPEVEVPLPFWNIWHSGMSIVTSYAGCPIDIETAIELISSRRVHVSEMITHRLSLAESAKGFELVAEAKECIKVIIEPQR, from the coding sequence ATGCGCGTGGCGATGTATTACAACAATAGAGATGTGCGCATCGAGGAGATCGAGGTTCCCCGGGTCGGGCCAGGAGAGCTTCTCGTCCGGGTAATTGCGAGTGGCATCTGCGGAAGCGACGTTATGGAATGGTACCGGATCAGGAAAGCTCCTCTCGTCCTCGGACACGAGATCGCTGGAGAGATCGTCTCAGTCAGTGAGAATGTGAAACGGTTCAAGAAGGGAAATAGGGTCTTCGTATCCCATCATGTTCCATGCAACACATGCCACTACTGCTTGAACGGCCATCATTCAGTCTGTGATACTCTCCGCACCACCAACTTCGACCCCGGTGGATTTGCCGAGTACATCCGAGTCCCGGAGATCAATGTAGATCGCGGAGTATTTCTCATCCCGGATGAGGTTTCGTATGAGGAAAGCACCTTTATCGAACCTCTGGCCTGCTGTGTCAGGGGACAGAGGCGCGCAAACCTTAAGCCGGGGCAGAGCGTCCTGATCATCGGCAGCGGCATTTCGGGTCTTCTGCATCTCAAACTGGCACGCGCTCTGGGTGCTGGAAGAATTTACGCGACCGATATCAGTGGATATCGATTGGAATACGCAAGGCAATTCGGCGCCGATGGGGTAATCCCGGCAGAAGAGGATGTGCCGATAAGACTTAAAGAAATGAACGGGGGTCGGCTTGCCGATCTCGTCATTCTGTGTACGGCCGCCATGTCGGCCATTGCTCAGGCATGGAAGTCAGCCGATCGCGGCGGCACGATTCTCCTCTTCGCTCCGACCCGGCCAGAAGTCGAGGTCCCCCTTCCGTTCTGGAATATCTGGCATTCAGGAATGAGTATAGTGACTTCCTATGCAGGCTGTCCCATCGACATAGAGACCGCCATAGAGCTGATTAGTTCTCGAAGAGTTCATGTTAGCGAGATGATCACCCACAGGTTGAGCCTGGCTGAGTCAGCTAAGGGTTTCGAGCTGGTTGCCGAGGCTAAGGAATGCATTAAGGTCATCATTGAGCCACAAAGATGA
- a CDS encoding pitrilysin family protein has translation MKRKLVHLSFSAFLLMAFLFPFAMAQDVPKIKFEKYVLDNGLQVILHEDHSVPMVTVNVWYHVGSKNEKRGRTGFAHLFEHMMFQGSEHQPGEYFAPLEKVGGDANGSTSEDRTNYWENVPSNYLELALFLEADRMGFLLPAMTKEKLDNQRDVVKNERRQGLENQPYYRSEEYLLEALYPSNHPYSWMVIGSQEDLTNASMEDVQEFFKQYYAPNNASLVIAGDFDPAQAKDLVEKYFTSIPPGPPITRLTTWVPELKETRKIIMEDRVSLPRIYMAWHTPPMYLPDDAELDILASILSSGKTSRLYKELVYDKQIAQEVWAYQDSREIGSNFRIVATAKPGHTLEELEKAIEEQLKLIRTTPPSEEEVAEAKSSIESGFIHRIEYVGGFGGKADMLNQYNTFIGTPDYIQQDLARYTKVTPLDVRRVAEKYLDPNGRVILYAVPYGEPKSKTMETDRSKLPAEAAEPLFRAPEFKRKKLSNGLEVILAEHHELPIVNMALVVNAGWVADPKDKPGVSSLTSELQDEGTKSRNALEISGDLKKIGATVSTNSFFDASYVGMDTLKKHLDKALEIFSDIIINPLFPSDELERKRKIYLGRIMKERMEPFTSSFKVFLKTLYGANHPYGQPFTGSGTEQSISSISREDLVKYYENYFHPNNAALVVVGDVTEAEIMPKLEAVLKDWKPGKIEKIAIPEAKQVKETKLYLIDKPGAPQSVIICGNLGITRNSPDYYRVLTMNNILGGQFTSRINMNLREDKGYTYGARSMFIDTKGVGPFAVFAPVHTQFTKEALVEIIKELNGAIGAMPVTEQELIDGKANLTKGYAQGFESASQITWHLANMVQFSLSGDTFNKFIPAINAVTNEDVKQVAQKYIHPDKMVVTIVGDVAKIEPLVRELNLGEVLYLDADGNAVKK, from the coding sequence ATGAAGAGAAAGCTTGTGCACTTATCGTTCTCAGCATTTCTTCTCATGGCGTTTCTTTTTCCATTTGCCATGGCTCAGGATGTGCCGAAGATCAAGTTCGAGAAGTATGTGCTCGATAATGGTCTTCAGGTCATCCTGCATGAGGACCATTCCGTTCCGATGGTGACGGTCAACGTCTGGTACCACGTGGGCTCCAAAAACGAGAAGAGAGGCCGAACCGGATTCGCTCATCTCTTCGAACACATGATGTTCCAGGGCTCCGAACATCAACCGGGAGAGTACTTTGCTCCTCTCGAAAAGGTGGGAGGCGATGCGAACGGTTCGACGAGCGAGGACAGGACGAATTACTGGGAGAATGTTCCAAGCAACTACCTTGAACTGGCTCTCTTCCTCGAGGCGGACAGGATGGGCTTCCTCCTTCCTGCCATGACGAAGGAGAAGCTAGATAACCAGCGCGACGTCGTTAAAAATGAGCGCAGGCAGGGATTAGAAAATCAGCCCTACTATCGCTCCGAAGAGTATCTTCTGGAAGCCTTATATCCGTCAAACCATCCTTATTCCTGGATGGTCATCGGCAGTCAGGAAGATCTGACAAATGCCAGCATGGAAGATGTCCAGGAATTCTTCAAGCAGTACTACGCCCCAAACAATGCCAGCCTCGTCATCGCCGGGGATTTCGATCCGGCTCAGGCGAAGGATCTCGTCGAGAAATACTTTACCAGCATACCGCCGGGACCACCGATAACGCGTCTCACAACATGGGTTCCGGAACTGAAGGAAACAAGGAAGATCATCATGGAAGACAGGGTCTCGCTACCGCGGATATATATGGCATGGCACACGCCGCCCATGTATCTTCCCGATGATGCGGAGCTCGACATACTTGCCAGCATCCTGTCCAGCGGCAAGACATCGAGGCTCTACAAAGAACTGGTCTATGACAAACAGATCGCTCAGGAAGTGTGGGCTTACCAGGATTCCCGCGAGATCGGAAGCAACTTCCGGATAGTAGCGACCGCCAAGCCTGGCCATACACTGGAAGAGCTTGAGAAAGCTATCGAGGAACAGTTGAAGCTCATCCGCACAACCCCCCCTTCCGAGGAAGAGGTTGCCGAAGCAAAAAGCAGCATCGAATCAGGATTCATCCACCGGATCGAGTACGTCGGCGGCTTCGGTGGTAAGGCAGACATGCTTAACCAGTACAACACATTTATTGGAACCCCGGATTACATCCAGCAGGACCTTGCGCGCTATACAAAGGTAACTCCGTTAGATGTGAGGAGAGTCGCTGAAAAATATCTCGACCCGAATGGTAGAGTCATCCTCTATGCTGTCCCTTATGGAGAGCCAAAGTCTAAAACAATGGAAACGGATAGAAGCAAGTTGCCAGCAGAAGCTGCGGAGCCGCTGTTCAGGGCTCCGGAATTCAAGAGGAAGAAGCTATCGAACGGCCTCGAGGTCATCCTTGCCGAACACCATGAGCTTCCAATAGTGAACATGGCCTTAGTCGTCAATGCCGGCTGGGTCGCAGATCCGAAGGATAAACCGGGTGTTTCCAGTCTTACATCAGAATTACAGGACGAGGGGACGAAGTCGAGAAATGCCCTTGAGATCTCCGGAGATTTGAAGAAGATCGGAGCCACCGTCTCCACGAATTCCTTCTTTGACGCTAGTTATGTCGGGATGGATACGTTGAAGAAGCATCTCGACAAAGCTCTCGAGATCTTCAGCGACATCATCATCAATCCGCTCTTCCCCTCGGATGAACTCGAAAGAAAAAGAAAGATCTACCTTGGTCGGATCATGAAGGAACGTATGGAACCTTTCACAAGCTCATTCAAAGTGTTCCTGAAGACCCTCTATGGAGCAAATCATCCTTATGGTCAGCCGTTCACAGGTAGCGGGACAGAGCAATCCATCAGCTCCATTTCAAGGGAAGATCTGGTCAAGTACTACGAGAACTACTTCCATCCCAACAATGCTGCCCTTGTCGTCGTCGGCGACGTCACTGAAGCCGAGATCATGCCGAAGCTCGAAGCGGTGCTGAAGGATTGGAAGCCCGGAAAGATTGAGAAGATAGCCATTCCGGAGGCGAAACAAGTTAAAGAAACTAAATTATACCTCATCGATAAGCCGGGTGCTCCTCAATCTGTCATCATCTGCGGTAATCTGGGGATTACGCGCAATTCGCCCGATTACTACAGAGTTCTCACGATGAACAATATCCTAGGCGGGCAGTTCACGAGCCGGATCAACATGAACCTGAGAGAGGACAAGGGATACACCTACGGCGCACGCTCCATGTTCATTGACACAAAAGGAGTCGGTCCCTTTGCAGTCTTTGCCCCGGTCCACACGCAGTTCACCAAAGAGGCCCTTGTTGAGATTATAAAGGAGTTGAACGGAGCCATAGGTGCAATGCCTGTGACGGAGCAAGAACTCATCGATGGTAAGGCAAATCTCACGAAGGGATATGCCCAGGGGTTCGAGAGTGCAAGCCAGATTACCTGGCATTTAGCCAACATGGT